The sequence GCAGAGCAGTGTGGAGAAAGGACAGGAGTAAGAGTGGAGCAGAGAGCGGTCAGAGGTGGTTCGTCTCCCACTGGAGACACGGTGGTGGCTTGGTGAGGCCTCAGGATGGTGGGGACCGAAAGGGAGATCGGTGGTTCTGAAGATATGTAGGCCTTGCGGAGGGGCTGTATGTGGGggtcaggcagagggaagagcccaCGTCCCCTTGGGCAGCAGGACCGAAGATGGGGAAGATCGGAAAAGGAGTTTGTACGGAATAGGAACTCCGTTTGAGATGTGCCGATGGACCCACGACCACAGCCCTTTCCCACCTTCTTCTTGCTTCCACAGGAATGCTCCAGAATGGGAAGAAATTCGATTCATCCAGAGACAGAAACAAACCTTTCAAGTTCAGAATTGGCAAACAGGAAGTCATCAAGGGTTTTGAAGAGGGTGCAGCTCAGGTAGGATGAAGTCCCTGTTATGGGGGGTCTGGGTGCAACACCCTGCCCCGCACCCGGTCACAGACCACTGCTGCTTTGACTCTGCTGCCAGGGCATGGCCACACCATCTAGTCTCAGGCCTGGCTTTGGGTCCCCGCCCCTTTTGTTGCCAGCATGACTCCTTTGTCACCGGGGCTCTCATCTCAAGTTCATCTCCCCAGGTTTGCGCAGCACTGGCTGGGGAGGCTCGTGGGCAACCAGCCGTCCCTGACTGAGGCAGCAGAAGTGTTGGGGTCGGGTAGGCCAAGGTGGGGTTTCtttgcaacttaaaaaaaaatgatttgacttGCAAAAATATTGCAGGAATAGTAGAGTTCCCATATGTTCTTTACCCAGCttccccaaatgttaacattttacataatcatAGTACAATGATAAACGCCAGGACATTAACATAGATACAATACTATTAActgatccatttacatttttttaaagatttaatttatttatttttagggagggaagcggggagagagagagagagagagagaaagaaacagaaacatcaatgtgcggttgctgtgggttatggtctgcaacccaggaatgtaccctggctgggaatcgaacctgggacactttggttcccagcctgcgcttaatccactgagctacaccagccagggcttccatttacatttttgaGTCAGATATTCAAAATTGAAAAATCATTTATGCcagttccctcccctgccccctccagtcTCACGAAGGCCAGGCTGGTTCTCCATGACGGCCGTGGCGAGCCCCCTTGGTCCAGGGTCAGGGCACTCCATCTAGTGGTCCTTCCAGCCCTCGCCACCTTGCTGTGGCTCGTCTCCAATGCACTCCCCTGATGAGCTGCACTGTCACCTACTGGATCGTGTGCCTGTGTACGTGCTCTTCAGACACCCTCCTTCGGTTTCTTGGAAGAGGGCAAGGAGCGACTGTAAATGAGGAGAAGTGTTTGAGCCACACAACAATGGAACAGGCAGCAGTGTTCGTTGGATGGATGCAGGAACTTGAGACTGCTTTGTGGCAGGAACTGTCCCACAGTCAGGTTTCTGCCGTTCTGAGGCAGGATCCGCACCGGTCACAGCTCTTAGCACAGCTTCGGTGTGCCAGGTATACAATGCACCTCGGGTTGGCAGGGTTGCCATGGGGATGGTTTAAGGAAATGCCATAGTTAccttacctttttcttttaaatcaagctgggtcctctctctcctctccccatctgCCCCCATCCCTGCTAGATGAGCTTGGGGCAGAGGGCGAAGCTGACCTGCACCCCTGATGTGGCGTACGGAGCCACGGGCCACCCCGGCGTCATCCCTCCCAACGCCACCCTCATCTTTGATGTGGAGCTGCTCAACCTCGAGTGAAGGCAGGAAGGAACTGGCGGCGGCTGCAAGACGGCGGCTGCTCCCCTCCTAGCCCGCTCTGCCACTGGGACGGCTCCGCCCGCTCGGGGCTCTTGATCAGTGCGCTCCCCTCACCGCCCCACGACACGATCCGTTCTCTCTGCCCAGCTCGCTCGCTCTCTGTGTTGGTCACTGTTCACGTGCATCTTTGCTTGAGGAAACTTTGGTTGCGATCGCAACATTTCGGGTTGTGCATCTTGCGTGTGCATGTAGTAGCCATTCCTGATCGCCGAACACGGATTTCTTGTTCGCACAATCGACACTGCCTTACCTTCACTGAAGCCAGACACACGAGGTGCTCAGACACGAGACGTACGCACGAGGTGTGCACGGGGGACTCGGGCCAGTTACCTTTGCTGCCACGTCCTCTCTCGGAAACCGTTGGCTGCTGACTTACGAgatgtcctctttggaaatgACACGTAAAATAAAGGCTCTGTGCTTGATGGGTTCCGGTCCGTCCTTGCTGCAGGTAGGGAGTGCTTTAAGGACCACGTAAGCCAGTCACCCTTGggaaaaaggaggggagaggagcctTCCGAGTAGCCAGGGGAGTGATAATAAATACCATAATTCCAATGTGAGTGCTATGCATGCTGGGccttgttgtttttaaaataaaattaccaccAACCGTCTAAGCAGCCCTGTGAAGAGGGCGTTATTTGCCACTCATCGCACAGGCTCAAGTCTTCTCCAAATAACGGACGGAAGAGACCGTGTTCAAAGCCCTCAGCCCATGGGGCGTTGAGAGCACTGTGGTCTCGTGACCTGTAGCTGGTTGGACTTAAAGGGCTTAGCCACCCTCACCCCAACGGGAAGGAGCTTAGTGCGTCTGTAACAAATGAAGGCACagcggcctgagaaccaaaggctAATGCATAATGCACACTGGGAAGTTACTTTCCAAAAGGCTAGGATTCTGAGCTTGTCTTCACATTAACTGCCTAGCAGCATCGAGATCCACTCTAACTTACATTGGGGAATTACTTCAGAGAATAATGTATGATTTGTATTGTTTCCACttatattgcttaattttttttttaaagattttatttatttatttttagagagggaagggagggagatagagagagaaacatcaatgtgcagctgccaggggctgtggcctgcaacccaggcatgcgccctgactgggaatcgaacctgcgatgctttggttcgcagcccgcgctcaatccactgagctacgccagccagggctatactgcTTAATTTAATCATTTACTGCAACTCATGGAAATCCCAGGTTAGGCTTTAAGATCAGCCCACTTACTGGTGTGCTCGTGCAAGGGGCCTGGGGCAGTGTGGCTGCGACTCCTCGGTCGGCACAGCTTCCACGCACAGTGCGGCTGCTTCTGTCAGTGGTGACTCTTGTGTTAAGATTGAGGAGGGGCTGGGAACAGGTGCCGTTTCCTTCCCAGACTCATGACGTCATAtatgacatggggccacatcaCCTTGGCTACTTCGTCTGCCCCTTTTGTCTCCAGGAAGTCCTGGATGCACGCCTCTGCCAAGGCCGGAGAAGTGAGAAGGGGCAGCGCTCCAGGATGGAGACGGTGAAACGAGAAAGGGCTGCCTGGCTTTGGTCACCCAGTCCTCGGGCTCACTGCCACCGTAGACCTAGACCCGCCGCAGGGCACTGCACTCACTCCTTTCCGGGCTGTTTCCCTCAGAATGCCTCACTCCCCACTTTCTTCCACGACACAAATGTCTGTGATAATTTCTTAGAACCCAGCCTGTCTTCTCATGTGTTCTGCTGTGACACCAATAGGACAACTAAAAATGGCACCAAGGGCCACTGCAGGTGACCACTATGGAGCCATACAGGAGCTCTCAGCCTAGAGGATGTACAGCCTACCTGGTAAAAGGAGACACCCACTAAGAACCagcacaaacaaataaaaaaatgcaaatacctACAGGCTAGTTCGTGGAGAGGACATATTCGGCCATGCAGCTCTGCTTTACTGGCACCCTTAAAAGATGACGCAGAGAACTATGGTGCAGTGTGCTAGCGAGTTTGAACTGTCCTGTGACAGCCACTGAAAGCTGTTAAGCAGGACAGTGATGAGCTGTCATATTGGCCATTTTCAAACTTCCAGCCGTTACATTCTCCAGTCATAGAAAATCTCAGAAACTCAAAACCTAACCTGGAAGCATGTAAAGGTGCTCtggcacacgtgtgtgcacgtaCACGTGTACAATCTTCCCCTGAACCCTAAAAGCAGTTGGAAAACTAAGCCTCACGTGTCTGGTGCAGGCAGCCGACGGTAGCTACAGCCTCAGCACCTCATCACACACAGACCTGGCACCAGTAGGTTCTCCATCTTCGTCCATTAAACTAAACTTCTTTTACCCTGACTGGGGCAGGCGACAGAGCCGCCAGACAATTacagggaatttttaaaaactctttagaCATGTCACGCTCTAAGTGAGTGTCATTTGTTTTCCCCTTACAAAAAAGTCTTTTAGAAAATTCCTTTTTACACAAATTCCTTTTTACTTGTGTAAATACCTAAAGCACATCATgcattacaaaaattaatatagaatTCACAAAAGCATTCATGAGAAAATTACGGCTGTGGCTCCTTTGTCGTCTGCCTGCCCTTCTCAGAAATGAATCTTCTACAGTGCTTTCAAAAAGCACTCAGACACAATAAATAAgacaattatttcattttcaatagAAGGCTTTGAGAAGACAgtacaaaagtataaaatagcctattttcttaaagtaataaCAGATTTCAAAGCTAACTGTATTTAAAAGTAGAATAGATGTTCTTTGTCCATTTAAATGATTCAGTCCTTATACCCTTCAAGTTCTGGGTTATAGTTTCATATaagtatacagaaataaaattagtcTCTGATTTTCTATTTGGCCCATGCCTCAACTACGAAAGGAAAATTATAGCTACCCCTCCAAGCTGCCAAGCTCTGATAAATGTGGTAATAACTGTGTTATTTCCATGCCATGGAGCACATGATTTTAAGAATAAGCACCATGTAATTTTTTATAGCAAAGATATACTATGAATAAAGGTCCAAAATATACATGACATTTATTAACTAAATGGAAAGACTACATTAATACAAtcttagacaagaaaaaaccACCAACACTCCCCAAGCTGCTTGCTCCTGAGTTGCTAGCCATGTGCTGCCTGTCGCCTGAATGGCCATTTCCAGAACAGACCTCTGTTCTAAGCACAGGGGCACCCACAGTGACAAGGGGGTTTTGTTAACTGTGAAGCAAGCACTACTCAAGTGCACTGGCACGGTCAGTGACTGGCTGATGCCACAGCAACTTTTCACATAAGCATTTTATTTACTGAACCCACGTGAGCCTCAGCCCCGTCTCTGCAAGGTGGAGCTGTCTTCCCACAGTGGGTCGTTAGGAAGACTTCGTCACTAACAGCCGACCAACGACAGCACTCGGGCACGCTCCCAGATGGCCCAGCCTCCAGGACCACCTCCCACCAAATAATTCCTGATATGGTTCAactgttgtttttctccccctGGGATCACACAGGAGAAAGTTGAACAGAAAACACTGGCATGTTTTACAAAAAGCTACATGTTTACTAACAATATCTTCTAACATGTATTAAAGTTTCAGGCAGGTCATTTGgaacatcaaataaaaaattacaagatCTGTATCAATTAAAAACGAAAAAAGGCTAGTTGTGGTGATTCACGGGGGTTTCAgtccaaaatgaaaatgcagaaagcATTTACTTTGGTGGATCTGTGTTGATGCCATATTTCTCCTTGAGAAGCTTCAactgttcttccttcttctttgtgtccatcttctGAAATGCCTGAAAATGCGGCAAGCACCAAAGTTATGAGTCGCCCATCTCCAGCGAAACGAACTGCACCAACAGCACCCATCTCCCCTCTCGGTGCAGCTCGGCACTGCTTCTTACATGGGCTCCCGCCCGCCCCCGACAAGAACCGCGGCCACACTTACCCTGTTGGCATTATAGTACAGAACCACAAGGTATCTGTTACAAACGTTGAATCCCGACAGGTGATCACATGCATTCTTGGCATCAAAGATGTCTTCATAGACTACGTATGCCGTCCCTCTAGTTTCAGGTGTGTTCCCCCTGCAGAAGTGAATCAGACAATTCAGTACACATTCACCTGAAAACCATCAGCGGAAACAAACATTATGGGTAGGTATGCCGGGTAACCCTGGGATTGCTCGACTcaggtaattttcatttttacgTAAAACTGCTACGGGTTAGACTTACTGTTCCAGCAAGAACACTAACAGAACTACTAAAGCAGTAATGACAAAGAACTAGCTTGAAACTTTGTCATGGTCTTCACGTTCTCATCTTCCCTTCTTCCATACCAAGAGCCAGTTTTCATCTCACACTGAAAGTAAGTACCGAGAGTGACGGTCTTCCCAGTCAGCGGCGTCGGACCGGGGCTTCTCTTGCTGTGCATTTAcaccacagaaccacactccGCTCACCGCACCACCACCTGCAAACCAGTACCTTGTCCCCAACGATTCAGATCTCCCcccaattttagttttaattcttaAAGATAAGACGATCTCCTCAATGCCAGAAACACGTTTCTGGGCAATAATTCACCAAGGTTTATtaaatccataaaaataaaatctattttattttgtgggaGTAGGGGTGGAGAGGAAGTCCCTACATGAAGACGGCAACATTCTAAATGAGATATACGTAAGAAAACAACCAACCACCA is a genomic window of Phyllostomus discolor isolate MPI-MPIP mPhyDis1 chromosome 6, mPhyDis1.pri.v3, whole genome shotgun sequence containing:
- the FKBP1B gene encoding peptidyl-prolyl cis-trans isomerase FKBP1B isoform X5 translates to MLQNGKKFDSSRDRNKPFKFRIGKQEVIKGFEEGAAQMSLGQRAKLTCTPDVAYGATGHPGVIPPNATLIFDVELLNLE
- the FKBP1B gene encoding peptidyl-prolyl cis-trans isomerase FKBP1B isoform X1, whose protein sequence is MGVEIETISPGDGRTFPKKGQTCVVHYTGRLCPTPSPHQTCPSQGMLQNGKKFDSSRDRNKPFKFRIGKQEVIKGFEEGAAQMSLGQRAKLTCTPDVAYGATGHPGVIPPNATLIFDVELLNLE
- the FKBP1B gene encoding peptidyl-prolyl cis-trans isomerase FKBP1B isoform X2 codes for the protein MGVEIETISPGDGRTFPKKGQTCVVHYTGMLQNGKKFDSSRDRNKPFKFRIGKQEVIKGFEEGAAQMSLGQRAKLTCTPDVAYGATGHPGVIPPNATLIFDVELLNLE
- the FKBP1B gene encoding peptidyl-prolyl cis-trans isomerase FKBP1B isoform X3, which produces MGVEIETISPGDGRTFPKKGQTCVVHYTGRLCPTPSPHQTCPSQGMLQNGKKFDSSRDRNKPFKFRIGKQEVIKGFEEGAAQLGPLSPLPICPHPC
- the FKBP1B gene encoding peptidyl-prolyl cis-trans isomerase FKBP1B isoform X4 gives rise to the protein MGVEIETISPGDGRTFPKKGQTCVVHYTGMLQNGKKFDSSRDRNKPFKFRIGKQEVIKGFEEGAAQLGPLSPLPICPHPC
- the SF3B6 gene encoding splicing factor 3B subunit 6, which gives rise to MAMQAAKRANIRLPPEVNRILYIRNLPYKITAEEMYDIFGKYGPIRQIRVGNTPETRGTAYVVYEDIFDAKNACDHLSGFNVCNRYLVVLYYNANRAFQKMDTKKKEEQLKLLKEKYGINTDPPK